The Pararge aegeria chromosome 8, ilParAegt1.1, whole genome shotgun sequence genome window below encodes:
- the LOC120625994 gene encoding collagen alpha-5(IV) chain-like: MAALLVLANAREDAAATRKLIQKEAQEARAYGNYGDNSKETVVDIEDSEKKQYYETNYDTNAYGFGYDVGPNGQFHHENRGPDGVTYGCYGYIDPDNYLRVTHYVADSHGYRVVEPGKPVEVFPEDPSQEYDENNVTPSPEPGQLVPWDKLYLPKGCGRTPGGVPPIPPPPKPKPKPKPQQPRPPTDNTGQNSNPNPGVVYPGQGGYYPGTAGTPGSPGTPGSPGTPGTPGSPGGPGGPGGPGGPSGGYYPGGGPNGPGGPNGPGGPNGPGGVNGPGGPNGPGGPNGPGSQGGSSRVHLAHQEALAALVALEVQVVLAALVGLAVLVQPVTIQDKEDKDLVATIPALLVLQDLLVPLAALVALEGLVVQEAQVVLADPVFRVALVLTVITLAKADKELALPVAREHLEVLVALAALVAPEVQVVLAVLVALSVLVRLATIQDKADKVLLAAILALLVLQDLLVPLAVLVDPEALVVREAQGVLAAPVALAVLDQAVTILAKADKDKVATTQVNLALLELQDLLVLLAVPVALVALEAQAVLAAPVDKVVRTDLLPLLVLVGITPEHPVPLALLAHLPHPAELVDQAAQAVTIPDKQVDKGLVDQEDIILGNPVNQDLQDHQAHLADPVDLVAPVGLAVQADQAAQADQAVQTRVRAYQVDLVDKERNQQSLSSQDNQVNPDIQDSQDSQVNLVVQDNPDSQDSQDSQDNQDSQANQDNPDSQDSQLNQVNLVTQDNQVNLVVLDNPDTQANQDNPNSQDSQDNQDNLVAQDSQDNLDTQDSPVNLVAQDNQDSPDSQDSQDSQANQDNPDSQDSQDNQVSPDTPASQDNQVNLVAQDSQDSLDTQDSQDSQANQDNPDTQDSQDNQVNLVAQDSQDNPDTQDNQDSQANQDNPDSQESQDNQVNRVAQDSQDSPDTQDNQDNPVNLVVRDNPDTQDKQDNQDSQDNQDSQANQDNPDTLDSQDNQVSPDTPASQDNQVVQDRQANQDNPDTQDSQDNQVNLVAQDSRDNLDTQDSPVNLVAQDNQDRQPGQPGQSGGPGQPGQPGYPGQPGQSGGSGQPGQPGFPGQPGQPGKPGQPGFPGQPGQPGQPGYPGQPGQPGQSGGPGQPGQPGYPGQPGQPGKPGQPGYPGQPGQPGQSGGPGQPGQPGYPGQPGQPGKPGQPGFPGEPGQPGQSGGPGQPGQPGYPGQPGQPGQSGGPGQPGYPGQTGQPGFPGQPGQPGKPGQPGYPGQPGQPGKPGQPGYPGQPGQPGQSGGPGQPGQPGYPGQPGQPGKPGQPGYPGQPGQPGQPGYPGQPGQPGGAGQPGKPGQPGYPGQPGQPGQSGGPGQPGYPGQTGQPGYPGQPGQPGGAGQPGKPGQPGFPGQPGQPGKPGQPGFPGQPGQPGQPGHPGQPGQPGQSGGPGQPEYPGQPGQAGKPGQPGFPGQPGQPGQSGGPGQPGQPGFPGQPGQSGGPGQPGQPGFPGQPGQSGGPGQPGQPGYPGQPGQPGQSGGPGQPGFPGQPGQSGGPGQPGQPGYPGQPGQPGYPGQPGQPGQSGGPGQSGFPGQPGQPGKPGQPGFPGQPGQSGGPGQPGQPGYPGQPVQPGYPGQTGQPGYPGQPGQPGQPGYPGQPGQPGGAGQPGKPGQPGYPGQPGQPGQSGGPGQPGFPGQPGQSGGPGQPGKPGQPGFPGQPGQSGGPGQPGFPGQPGQPGYPGQPGQPGQSGGPGQSGFPGQPGQPGKPPGYPGQTGQPGFPGQPGQPGQPGYPGQPGQPGQPGYPGQPGQPGGAGQPGKPGQPGYPGQPGQPGQSGGPGQPGYPGQPGQSGGPGQPGKPGQPGFPGQPGQSGGPGQPGQPGYPGQPGQPGYPGQTGQPGYPGQPGQPGQSGYPGQPGQPGGAGQPGKPGQPGQPGQSGGPGQPGKPGQPGFPGQPGQSGGPGQPGFPGQPGQPGKPGQPGYPGQPGQPGQSGGPGQPGQPGYPGQPGQPGQSGGPGQPGFPGQPGQSGGPGQPGQPGYPGQPGQPGYPGQPGQPGQSGGPGQSGFPGQPGQPGKPGQPGYPGQTGQPGFPGQPGQQGQPGYPGQPGQPGQPGQPGQSGGPGQPGFPGQPGQPGFPGQPGQPGKPGQPGYPGQPGQSGGPGQPGQPGYPGQPGQPGYPGQPGQPGQSGGPGQPGFPGQPGKPGQPGFPGQPGQPGQSGGPEQPGQPGYPGQPGQPGQTGGPGQPGFPGQPGQPGYPGQLGQPGQSGGPGQPGQPDKPEQPGQPGQSGYPGQPGQPGKPGQPGYPGQPGQSGQSGQPAGTGVQPPAYPSGGQMPPFPIFVIPYPLPIVPSPGSCPCYLLNPGNNSTAVSQTPSYQNGYNQGYTPYGIIGFIPVVFVPYCPGNSSDMQTAQQSFPNAVPVPYNCAQCQANRDAYKYLGRLNGGRSVNLDELKEIKSLPELENLLKNEIKPPRKSLKRIAVHARVLDNVTNEKKLKKTIKVSEILS; the protein is encoded by the exons ATGGCg GCATTGTTGGTGTTAGCAAATGCCAGAGAGGACGCCGCCGCGACACGAAAATTGATTCAGAAAGAAGCACAGGAAGCAAGAGCGTATGGCAACTATGGAGACAATAGCAAAGAGACCGTCGTAGACATCGAAGATAGCGAGAAGAAACAATACTATGAAACGAACTACGATACCA ACGCTTACGGGTTTGGCTACGACGTCGGTCCCAACGGCCAGTTCCATCACGAGAACCGCGGCCCTGATGGTGTCACATACGGCTGCTACGGTTACATCGACCCAGACAACTATCTCCGCGTGACACACTACGTCGCGGACAGCCACGGCTACAGAGTTGTGGAGCCGGGTAAACCAGTTGAAGTCTTTCCGGAAGATCCATCACAAGAATACGATGAAAA TAATGTTACCCCGAGTCCGGAACCAGGACAATTAGTACCATGGGACAAGTTGTATCTGCCCAAAGGATGTGGCCGAACACCAGGAGGTGTCCCTCCGATTCCTCCTCCTCCGAAACCAAAACCGAAACCGAAACCGCAACAGCCCCGCCCACCAACAGACAACACAGGACAAAATAGCAACCCGAACCCCGGTGTCGTCTACCCTG gacaAGGCGGTTACTACCCAGGAACCGCAGGCACGCCAGGAAGCCCGGGTACCCCCGGTTCACCAGGAACTCCCGGCACACCTGGCAGCCCCGGTGGACCAGGTGGGCCAGGTGGGCCAGGCGGCCCCAGCGGTGGATATTACCCTGGTG GCGGACCTAATGGACCAGGTGGCCCCAATGGACCAGGTGGCCCCAATGGACCAGGTGGCGTGAATGGACCAGGTGGCCCCAATGGACCAGGTGGCCCCAATGGACCAGGCAGTCAAGGAGGCTCTT CCCGGGTTCACCTGGCACACCAGGAAGCCCTGGCGGCCCTGGTGGCCCTGGAGGTCCAGGTGGTCCTAGCGGCCCTGGTGGGCCTAGCGGTCCTGGTTCAGCCAGTTACTATCCAGGACAAGGAGGACAAG GATCTGGTGGCAACTATCCCGGCTCTCCTGGTACTCCAGGATCTCCTGGTACCCCTGGCGGCCCTGGTGGCCCTGGAGGGCCTGGTGGTCCAGGAGGCCCAAGTGGTCCTAGCGGACCCGGTGTTCCGGGTAGCCCTGGTTCTAACGGTTATTACCCTGGCCAAGGCGGACAAG GAACTGGCACTCCCGGTAGCCCGGGAACACCTGGAAGTCCTGGTAGCCCTGGCGGCCCTGGTGGCCCCGGAGGTCCAGGTGGTCCTAGCGGTCCTGGTGGCCCTATCGGTCCTGGTTCGGCTGGCTACTATCCAGGACAAGGCGGACAAG gtACTGCTGGCAGCTATCCTGGCTCTCCTGGTACTCCAGGATCTCCTGGTACCCCTGGCGGTCCTGGTGGACCCGGAGGCCCTGGTGGTCCGGGAGGCCCAGGGGGTCCTAGCGGCCCCGGTGGCCCTAGCGGTCCTGGATCAAGCGGTTACTATCCTGGCCAAGGCGGACAAG gaCAAGGTGGCTACTACCCAGGTAAACCTGGCGCTCCTGGAACTCCAGGATCTCCTGGTACTCCTGGCGGTCCCGGTGGCCCTGGTGGCCCTGGAGGCCCAGGCGGTCCTAGCGGCCCCGGTGGacaag GTGGTCCGAACAGACCTACTGCCCCTACTGGTCCTGGTGGGTATTACCCCGGAACACCCGGTTCCTCTGGCACTCCTGGCACACCTGCCACACCCGGCGGAACTG GTGGACCAGGCAGCCCAGGCGGTTACTATCCCGGACAAACAGGTGGACAAGGGCCTAGTGGACCAG GAGGATATAATCCTGGGCAACCCGGTAAACCAGGATCTCCAGGATCACCAGGCTCACCTGGCGGACCCGGTGGACCTGGTGGCCCCGGTGGGCCTGGCGGTCCAGGCGGACCAAGCGGCCCAAGCGGACCAAGCGGTTCAAACACGGGTCCGGGCGTACCAAGTGGATCTGGTGGACAag GAGAGAAACCAACAAAGCCTATCCAGCCAGGACAACCAGGTCAACCCGGATATCCAGGACAGCCAGGACAGCCAGGTCAATCTGGTGGTGCAGGACAACCCGGATTCCCAGGACAGCCAGGACAGCCAA GACAACCAGGACAGCCAGGCAAACCAGGACAACCCGGATTCCCAGGACAGCCAACTCAACCAGGTCAATCTGGTTACCCAGGACAACCAGGTCAATCTGGTGGTCCTGGACAACCCGGATACCCAGGCAAACCAGGACAACCCGAATTCCCAGGACAGCCAGGACAACCAGGACAATCTGGTGGCCCAGGACAGCCAGGACAACCTGGATACCCAGGACAGCCCGGTCAATCTGGTGGCTCAGGACAACCAGGACAGCCCGGATTCCCAGGACAGCCAGGACAGCCAGGCAAACCAGGACAACCCGGATTCCCAGGACAGCCAGGACAACCAGGTCAGCCCGGATACCCCGGCCAGCCAGGACAACCAGGTCAATCTGGTGGCCCAGGACAGCCAGGACAGCCTGGATACCCAGGACAGCCAGGACAGCCAGGCAAACCAGGACAACCCGGATACCCAGGACAGCCAGGACAACCAGGTCAATCTGGTGGCCCAGGACAGCCAGGACAACCCGGATACCCAGGACAACCAGGACAGCCAGGCAAACCAGGACAACCCGGATTCCCAGGAGAGCCAGGACAACCAGGTCAATCGGGTGGCCCAGGACAGCCAGGACAGCCCGGATACCCAGGACAACCAGGACAACCCGGTCAATCTGGTGGTCCGGGACAACCCGGATACCCAGGACAAACAGGACAACCAGGATTCCCAGGACAACCAGGACAGCCAGGCAAACCAGGACAACCCGGATACCCTGGACAGCCAGGACAACCAGGTCAGCCCGGATACCCCGGCCAGCCAGGACAACCAGGTAGTGCAGGACAGACAGGCAAACCAGGACAACCCGGATACCCAGGACAGCCAGGACAACCAGGTCAATCTGGTGGCCCAGGACAGCCGGGACAACCTGGATACCCAGGACAGCCCGGTCAATCTGGTGGCTCAGGACAACCAGGACA GACAGCCAGGACAACCAGGACAATCTGGTGGCCCAGGACAGCCAGGACAACCTGGATACCCAGGACAGCCCGGTCAATCTGGTGGCTCAGGACAACCAGGACAGCCCGGATTCCCAGGACAGCCAGGACAGCCAGGCAAACCAGGACAACCCGGATTCCCAGGACAGCCAGGACAACCAGGTCAGCCCGGATACCCCGGCCAGCCAGGACAACCAGGTCAATCTGGTGGCCCAGGACAGCCAGGACAGCCTGGATACCCAGGACAGCCAGGACAGCCAGGCAAACCAGGACAACCCGGATACCCAGGACAGCCAGGACAACCAGGTCAATCTGGTGGCCCAGGACAGCCAGGACAACCCGGATACCCAGGACAACCAGGACAGCCAGGCAAACCAGGACAACCCGGATTCCCAGGAGAGCCAGGACAACCAGGTCAATCGGGTGGCCCAGGACAGCCAGGACAGCCCGGATACCCAGGACAACCAGGACAACCCGGTCAATCTGGTGGTCCGGGACAACCCGGATACCCAGGACAAACAGGACAACCAGGATTCCCAGGACAACCAGGACAGCCAGGCAAACCAGGACAACCCGGATACCCTGGACAGCCAGGACAACCAG GCAAACCAGGACAACCCGGATACCCAGGACAGCCAGGACAACCAGGTCAATCTGGTGGCCCAGGACAGCCGGGACAACCTGGATACCCAGGACAGCCCG GACAGCCAGGCAAACCAGGACAACCCGGATACCCTGGACAGCCAGGACAACCAGGTCAGCCCGGATACCCCGGCCAGCCAGGACAACCAGGTGGTGCAGGACAGCCAGGCAAACCAGGACAACCCGGATACCCAGGACAACCAGGACAACCCGGTCAATCTGGTGGTCCGGGACAACCCGGATACCCAGGACAAACAGGTCAGCCCGGATACCCCGGCCAGCCAGGACAACCAGGTGGTGCAGGACAGCCAGGCAAACCAGGACAACCCGGATTCCCAGGACAACCAGGACAGCCAGGCAAACCAGGACAACCCGGATTCCCTGGACAGCCAGGACAACCAGGTCAGCCCGGACACCCCGGCCAGCCAGGACAACCAGGTCAATCTGGTGGTCCAGGACAACCTGAATACCCAGGACAACCAGGACAGGCAGGCAAACCAGGACAACCTGGATTCCCAGGACAGCCAGGACAACCAGGTCAATCTGGTGGCCCAGGACAGCCAGGACAACCCGGATTCCCAGGACAACCAGGTCAATCTGGTGGGCCAGGACAGCCAGGACAACCCGGATTCCCAGGACAGCCAG GTCAATCTGGTGGCCCAGGACAGCCAGGACAACCCGGATACCCTGGACAACCAGGACAACCCGGTCAATCTGGTGGTCCGGGACAGCCCGGATTCCCAGGACAGCCAGGTCAATCTGGTGGCCCAGGACAGCCAGGACAACCCGGATACCCTGGACAACCAGGACAACCCGGATACCCAGGACAACCAGGACAGCCAGGTCAATCTGGTGGCCCAGGACAGTCCGGATTCCCAGGACAGCCAGGACAGCCAGGCAAACCAGGACAACCCGGATTCCCAGGACAGCCAGGTCAATCTGGTGGCCCAGGACAGCCAGGACAACCCGGATACCCTGGACAACCAGTACAACCCGGATACCCAGGACAAACAGGACAACCCGGATACCCTGGACAGCCAGGACAACCAGGTCAGCCCGGATACCCCGGCCAGCCAGGACAACCAGGTGGTGCAGGACAGCCAGGCAAACCAGGACAACCCGGATACCCAGGACAACCAGGACAACCCGGTCAATCTGGTGGTCCGGGACAGCCCGGATTCCCAGGACAACCAGGTCAATCTGGTGGCCCAGGACAGCCAGGCAAACCAGGACAACCCGGATTCCCAGGACAGCCAGGTCAATCTGGTGGCCCAGGACAGCCCGGATTCCCAGGACAGCCAGGACAACCCGGATACCCAGGACAACCAGGACAGCCAGGTCAATCTGGTGGCCCAGGACAGTCCGGATTCCCAGGACAGCCAGGACAGCCAGGCAAACCACCCGGATACCCAGGACAAACAGGACAACCCGGATTCCCTGGACAGCCAGGACAACCAGGTCAGCCCGGATACCCCGGCCAGCCAGGACAACCAGGTCAGCCCGGATACCCCGGCCAGCCAGGACAACCAGGTGGTGCAGGACAGCCAGGCAAACCAGGACAACCCGGATACCCAGGACAACCAGGACAACCCGGTCAATCTGGTGGTCCGGGACAGCCCGGATACCCAGGACAACCAGGTCAATCTGGTGGCCCAGGACAGCCAGGCAAACCAGGACAACCCGGATTCCCAGGACAGCCAGGTCAATCTGGTGGCCCAGGACAGCCAGGACAACCCGGATACCCTGGACAACCAGGACAACCCGGATACCCAGGACAAACAGGACAACCCGGATACCCTGGACAGCCAGGACAACCAGGTCAGTCCGGATACCCCGGCCAGCCAGGACAACCAGGTGGTGCAGGACAGCCAGGCAAACCAGGACAACCAGGACAACCCGGTCAATCTGGTGGCCCAGGACAGCCAGGCAAACCAGGACAACCCGGATTCCCAGGACAGCCAGGTCAATCTGGTGGCCCAGGACAGCCCGGATTCCCAGGACAGCCAGGACAGCCAGGCAAACCAGGACAACCCGGATACCCAGGACAACCAGGACAACCAGGTCAATCTGGTGGCCCAGGACAGCCAGGACAACCCGGATACCCTGGACAACCAGGACAACCCGGTCAATCTGGTGGTCCGGGACAGCCCGGATTCCCAGGACAGCCAGGTCAATCTGGTGGCCCAGGACAGCCAGGACAACCCGGATACCCTGGACAACCAGGACAACCCGGATACCCAGGACAACCAGGACAGCCAGGTCAATCTGGTGGCCCAGGACAGTCCGGATTCCCAGGACAGCCAGGACAGCCAGGCAAACCAGGACAACCCGGATACCCAGGACAAACAGGACAACCCGGATTCCCTGGACAGCCAGGACAACAAGGTCAGCCTGGATACCCCGGCCAGCCAGGACAACCAG GACAACCAGGACAACCCGGTCAATCTGGTGGTCCGGGACAGCCCGGATTCCCAGGACAGCCAG GACAGCCCGGATTCCCAGGACAGCCAGGACAGCCAGGCAAACCAGGACAACCCGGATACCCAGGACAACCAGGTCAATCTGGTGGCCCAGGACAGCCAGGACAACCCGGATACCCTGGACAACCAGGACAACCCGGATACCCAGGACAACCAGGACAACCCGGTCAATCTGGTGGTCCGGGACAACCCGGATTCCCAGGACAGCCAGGCAAACCAGGACAACCCGGTTTTCCAGGACAGCCAGGGCAACCAGGTCAATCTGGTGGCCCAGAACAGCCAGGACAACCTGGATACCCAGGACAACCAGGACAGCCCGGTCAAACTGGTGGTCCGGGACAACCCGGATTCCCAGGACAGCCAGGACAACCCGGATACCCAGGACAACTAGGACAACCCGGTCAATCTGGTGGCCCAGGACAACCAG GACAGCCAGACAAACCAGAACAACCTGGACAACCAG GACAATCTGGATACCCAGGGCAGCCAGGACAACCAGGAAAACCGGGACAACCCGGATACCCAGGACAACCAGGACAATCAGGACAATCTG GTCAACCTGCCGGGACTGGAGTACAACCGCCTGCCTATCCTTCAGGAGGTCAAATGCCACCATTCCCGATTTTCGTTATACCATACCCGTTACCAATCGTACCGAGTCCCGGATCCTGCCCGTGCTACCTCTTAAACCCTGGCAATAACAGTACCGCTGTGTCTCAAACACCATCATATCAGAACGGTTATAATCAAGGCTACACACCTTATGGAATCATTGGCTTCATTCCAGTCGTATTTGTGCCTTACTGCCCTGGAAACAGTAGCGACATGCAGACAGCTCAACAAAGCTTCCCCAACGCAGTACCCGTTCCATACAACTGCGCTCAATGCCAGGCTAACCGTGACGCGTACAAATATCTCGGCAGACTCAACGGCGGACGTAGTGTCAATTTAGATGAATTGAAGGAAATCAAATCATTGCCAGAACTAGAAAATCTactaaaaaatgaaattaaacctCCAAGAAAAAGCTTGAAAAGGATAGCGGTGCACGCGAGAGTCCTTGACAACGTAACAAACGAAAAGAAACTAAAGAAGACAATTAAAGTCTCTGAAATCTTGAGTTAG